A window of Solea senegalensis isolate Sse05_10M linkage group LG20, IFAPA_SoseM_1, whole genome shotgun sequence contains these coding sequences:
- the LOC122786569 gene encoding cytoplasmic dynein 1 intermediate chain 1 isoform X1: MSDKSDLKAELERKKQRLAQIREEKKRKEEERKKKEVRKKTESQQKAEVTPEDSDLDRKRRETEALLQSIGISPEPPLVPTPVSPSKSVSTPSEAGSQDSADGGPAGRSGLSKNKSQAQSTRTLQWDTDPSVLQLQADSELGRRMQKLGASKITQVDFLPKEVVSYSKETQTPLAAHLSEVEEEEEDEEMMEPKPGPESEPQDEDDNKENKEGSFSVLRELTEEERQQILHSSEFQSFFDCSIRVMERALAEDGDIFFDYSGRDLEDKEGDSGSGSSLSCSRLFYDEHWSKHRVITCLDWSPQYPELLVASYNNNEDAPHEPDGVALVWNIKFKKATPEYIFHCQVLIKPHVHFTDGLYNGNRDGRNKEVKDCWVKKTQNIQ, encoded by the exons ATGTCGGACAAAAGTGACCTAAAAGCGGAGCTTGAGCGCAAGAAGCAGCGCCTCGCCCAAatcagggaggaaaaaaagagaaaggaggaggagaggaagaagaaagaggtAAGGAAAAAA ACAGAGAGCCAGCAGAAGGCTGAGGTGACTCCAGAGGATTCAGACCTGGACAGAAAGCGCCGGGAGACTGAGGCCCTCCTTCAGAGTATTGGTATATCACCGGAGCCTCCTCTTG TCCCGACCCCTGTGTCCCCCTCCAAATCAGTGAGCACGCCCAGTGAGGCGGGGAGCCAGGACTCAGCCGATGGTGGCCCGGCAGGCAG GTCAGGTTTGTCTAAAAACAAGTCCCAAGCACAAAGCACAAG GACGCTGCAGTGGGACACAGACCcttctgtgctgcagctgcaggctgATTCAGAGCTCGG GCGGAGGATGCAGAAGCTGGGGGCCTCCAAGATCACACAGGTAGACTTCCTTCCCAAAGAGGTGGTGTCTTACAGCAAAGAGACACAGACGCCGCTTGCTGCCCACCTGTCTGAAg tagaggaggaggaggaagatgaagagatGATGGAGCCAAAGCCAGGCCCCGAATCAGAGCCGCAGGATGAAGAcgacaacaaagaaaacaaagaag GCTCATTTTCAGTGCTGAGGGagctgacagaggaggagagacagcagATCCTTCACTCCTCGGAATTTCAGAGCTTCTTCGACTGCAGCATCCGAGTGATGGAGCGTGCTCTGGCTGAAGACGGTGACATCTTCTTTGACTACAGCGGCCGTGACCTGGAGGACAAAGAGGG AGACTCAGGCAGTGGCTCCAGTCTCTCTTGCAGTCGACTCTTCTATGATGAACACTGGTCGAAACACCGCGTTATCACCTGTCTTGACTGGTCTCCTCAG tATCCAGAGTTGTTGGTTGCTTCCTATAACAACAATGAAGATGCTCCTCATGAACCGGACGGTGTTGCCCTGGTGTGGAACATCAAATTTAAGAAGGCCACCCCCGAGTACATTTTTCACTGTCAGGTACTGATCAAACCACACGTACATTTTACAGATGGGTTATATAATGGGAATCGTGATGGAAGGAACAAAGAGGTCAAAGATtgctgggtaaaaaaaacacaaaacatccagTAA
- the LOC122786569 gene encoding cytoplasmic dynein 1 intermediate chain 1 isoform X3: MSDKSDLKAELERKKQRLAQIREEKKRKEEERKKKETESQQKAEVTPEDSDLDRKRRETEALLQSIGISPEPPLVPTPVSPSKSVSTPSEAGSQDSADGGPAGRSGLSKNKSQAQSTRTLQWDTDPSVLQLQADSELGRRMQKLGASKITQVDFLPKEVVSYSKETQTPLAAHLSEVEEEEEDEEMMEPKPGPESEPQDEDDNKENKEGSFSVLRELTEEERQQILHSSEFQSFFDCSIRVMERALAEDGDIFFDYSGRDLEDKEGDSGSGSSLSCSRLFYDEHWSKHRVITCLDWSPQYPELLVASYNNNEDAPHEPDGVALVWNIKFKKATPEYIFHCQVLIKPHVHFTDGLYNGNRDGRNKEVKDCWVKKTQNIQ, from the exons ATGTCGGACAAAAGTGACCTAAAAGCGGAGCTTGAGCGCAAGAAGCAGCGCCTCGCCCAAatcagggaggaaaaaaagagaaaggaggaggagaggaagaagaaagag ACAGAGAGCCAGCAGAAGGCTGAGGTGACTCCAGAGGATTCAGACCTGGACAGAAAGCGCCGGGAGACTGAGGCCCTCCTTCAGAGTATTGGTATATCACCGGAGCCTCCTCTTG TCCCGACCCCTGTGTCCCCCTCCAAATCAGTGAGCACGCCCAGTGAGGCGGGGAGCCAGGACTCAGCCGATGGTGGCCCGGCAGGCAG GTCAGGTTTGTCTAAAAACAAGTCCCAAGCACAAAGCACAAG GACGCTGCAGTGGGACACAGACCcttctgtgctgcagctgcaggctgATTCAGAGCTCGG GCGGAGGATGCAGAAGCTGGGGGCCTCCAAGATCACACAGGTAGACTTCCTTCCCAAAGAGGTGGTGTCTTACAGCAAAGAGACACAGACGCCGCTTGCTGCCCACCTGTCTGAAg tagaggaggaggaggaagatgaagagatGATGGAGCCAAAGCCAGGCCCCGAATCAGAGCCGCAGGATGAAGAcgacaacaaagaaaacaaagaag GCTCATTTTCAGTGCTGAGGGagctgacagaggaggagagacagcagATCCTTCACTCCTCGGAATTTCAGAGCTTCTTCGACTGCAGCATCCGAGTGATGGAGCGTGCTCTGGCTGAAGACGGTGACATCTTCTTTGACTACAGCGGCCGTGACCTGGAGGACAAAGAGGG AGACTCAGGCAGTGGCTCCAGTCTCTCTTGCAGTCGACTCTTCTATGATGAACACTGGTCGAAACACCGCGTTATCACCTGTCTTGACTGGTCTCCTCAG tATCCAGAGTTGTTGGTTGCTTCCTATAACAACAATGAAGATGCTCCTCATGAACCGGACGGTGTTGCCCTGGTGTGGAACATCAAATTTAAGAAGGCCACCCCCGAGTACATTTTTCACTGTCAGGTACTGATCAAACCACACGTACATTTTACAGATGGGTTATATAATGGGAATCGTGATGGAAGGAACAAAGAGGTCAAAGATtgctgggtaaaaaaaacacaaaacatccagTAA
- the LOC122786569 gene encoding cytoplasmic dynein 1 intermediate chain 1 isoform X2: MSDKSDLKAELERKKQRLAQIREEKKRKEEERKKKEVRKKTESQQKAEVTPEDSDLDRKRRETEALLQSIGISPEPPLVPTPVSPSKSVSTPSEAGSQDSADGGPAGRSGLSKNKSQAQSTRTLQWDTDPSVLQLQADSELGRRMQKLGASKITQVDFLPKEVVSYSKETQTPLAAHLSEEEEEEDEEMMEPKPGPESEPQDEDDNKENKEGSFSVLRELTEEERQQILHSSEFQSFFDCSIRVMERALAEDGDIFFDYSGRDLEDKEGDSGSGSSLSCSRLFYDEHWSKHRVITCLDWSPQYPELLVASYNNNEDAPHEPDGVALVWNIKFKKATPEYIFHCQVLIKPHVHFTDGLYNGNRDGRNKEVKDCWVKKTQNIQ, encoded by the exons ATGTCGGACAAAAGTGACCTAAAAGCGGAGCTTGAGCGCAAGAAGCAGCGCCTCGCCCAAatcagggaggaaaaaaagagaaaggaggaggagaggaagaagaaagaggtAAGGAAAAAA ACAGAGAGCCAGCAGAAGGCTGAGGTGACTCCAGAGGATTCAGACCTGGACAGAAAGCGCCGGGAGACTGAGGCCCTCCTTCAGAGTATTGGTATATCACCGGAGCCTCCTCTTG TCCCGACCCCTGTGTCCCCCTCCAAATCAGTGAGCACGCCCAGTGAGGCGGGGAGCCAGGACTCAGCCGATGGTGGCCCGGCAGGCAG GTCAGGTTTGTCTAAAAACAAGTCCCAAGCACAAAGCACAAG GACGCTGCAGTGGGACACAGACCcttctgtgctgcagctgcaggctgATTCAGAGCTCGG GCGGAGGATGCAGAAGCTGGGGGCCTCCAAGATCACACAGGTAGACTTCCTTCCCAAAGAGGTGGTGTCTTACAGCAAAGAGACACAGACGCCGCTTGCTGCCCACCTGTCTGAAg aggaggaggaggaagatgaagagatGATGGAGCCAAAGCCAGGCCCCGAATCAGAGCCGCAGGATGAAGAcgacaacaaagaaaacaaagaag GCTCATTTTCAGTGCTGAGGGagctgacagaggaggagagacagcagATCCTTCACTCCTCGGAATTTCAGAGCTTCTTCGACTGCAGCATCCGAGTGATGGAGCGTGCTCTGGCTGAAGACGGTGACATCTTCTTTGACTACAGCGGCCGTGACCTGGAGGACAAAGAGGG AGACTCAGGCAGTGGCTCCAGTCTCTCTTGCAGTCGACTCTTCTATGATGAACACTGGTCGAAACACCGCGTTATCACCTGTCTTGACTGGTCTCCTCAG tATCCAGAGTTGTTGGTTGCTTCCTATAACAACAATGAAGATGCTCCTCATGAACCGGACGGTGTTGCCCTGGTGTGGAACATCAAATTTAAGAAGGCCACCCCCGAGTACATTTTTCACTGTCAGGTACTGATCAAACCACACGTACATTTTACAGATGGGTTATATAATGGGAATCGTGATGGAAGGAACAAAGAGGTCAAAGATtgctgggtaaaaaaaacacaaaacatccagTAA
- the LOC122786569 gene encoding cytoplasmic dynein 1 intermediate chain 1 isoform X6, with product MSDKSDLKAELERKKQRLAQIREEKKRKEEERKKKETESQQKAEVTPEDSDLDRKRRETEALLQSIGISPEPPLVPTPVSPSKSVSTPSEAGSQDSADGGPAGRTLQWDTDPSVLQLQADSELGRRMQKLGASKITQVDFLPKEVVSYSKETQTPLAAHLSEVEEEEEDEEMMEPKPGPESEPQDEDDNKENKEGSFSVLRELTEEERQQILHSSEFQSFFDCSIRVMERALAEDGDIFFDYSGRDLEDKEGDSGSGSSLSCSRLFYDEHWSKHRVITCLDWSPQYPELLVASYNNNEDAPHEPDGVALVWNIKFKKATPEYIFHCQVLIKPHVHFTDGLYNGNRDGRNKEVKDCWVKKTQNIQ from the exons ATGTCGGACAAAAGTGACCTAAAAGCGGAGCTTGAGCGCAAGAAGCAGCGCCTCGCCCAAatcagggaggaaaaaaagagaaaggaggaggagaggaagaagaaagag ACAGAGAGCCAGCAGAAGGCTGAGGTGACTCCAGAGGATTCAGACCTGGACAGAAAGCGCCGGGAGACTGAGGCCCTCCTTCAGAGTATTGGTATATCACCGGAGCCTCCTCTTG TCCCGACCCCTGTGTCCCCCTCCAAATCAGTGAGCACGCCCAGTGAGGCGGGGAGCCAGGACTCAGCCGATGGTGGCCCGGCAGGCAG GACGCTGCAGTGGGACACAGACCcttctgtgctgcagctgcaggctgATTCAGAGCTCGG GCGGAGGATGCAGAAGCTGGGGGCCTCCAAGATCACACAGGTAGACTTCCTTCCCAAAGAGGTGGTGTCTTACAGCAAAGAGACACAGACGCCGCTTGCTGCCCACCTGTCTGAAg tagaggaggaggaggaagatgaagagatGATGGAGCCAAAGCCAGGCCCCGAATCAGAGCCGCAGGATGAAGAcgacaacaaagaaaacaaagaag GCTCATTTTCAGTGCTGAGGGagctgacagaggaggagagacagcagATCCTTCACTCCTCGGAATTTCAGAGCTTCTTCGACTGCAGCATCCGAGTGATGGAGCGTGCTCTGGCTGAAGACGGTGACATCTTCTTTGACTACAGCGGCCGTGACCTGGAGGACAAAGAGGG AGACTCAGGCAGTGGCTCCAGTCTCTCTTGCAGTCGACTCTTCTATGATGAACACTGGTCGAAACACCGCGTTATCACCTGTCTTGACTGGTCTCCTCAG tATCCAGAGTTGTTGGTTGCTTCCTATAACAACAATGAAGATGCTCCTCATGAACCGGACGGTGTTGCCCTGGTGTGGAACATCAAATTTAAGAAGGCCACCCCCGAGTACATTTTTCACTGTCAGGTACTGATCAAACCACACGTACATTTTACAGATGGGTTATATAATGGGAATCGTGATGGAAGGAACAAAGAGGTCAAAGATtgctgggtaaaaaaaacacaaaacatccagTAA
- the LOC122786569 gene encoding cytoplasmic dynein 1 intermediate chain 1 isoform X4: MSDKSDLKAELERKKQRLAQIREEKKRKEEERKKKEVRKKTESQQKAEVTPEDSDLDRKRRETEALLQSIGISPEPPLVPTPVSPSKSVSTPSEAGSQDSADGGPAGRTLQWDTDPSVLQLQADSELGRRMQKLGASKITQVDFLPKEVVSYSKETQTPLAAHLSEVEEEEEDEEMMEPKPGPESEPQDEDDNKENKEGSFSVLRELTEEERQQILHSSEFQSFFDCSIRVMERALAEDGDIFFDYSGRDLEDKEGDSGSGSSLSCSRLFYDEHWSKHRVITCLDWSPQYPELLVASYNNNEDAPHEPDGVALVWNIKFKKATPEYIFHCQVLIKPHVHFTDGLYNGNRDGRNKEVKDCWVKKTQNIQ, translated from the exons ATGTCGGACAAAAGTGACCTAAAAGCGGAGCTTGAGCGCAAGAAGCAGCGCCTCGCCCAAatcagggaggaaaaaaagagaaaggaggaggagaggaagaagaaagaggtAAGGAAAAAA ACAGAGAGCCAGCAGAAGGCTGAGGTGACTCCAGAGGATTCAGACCTGGACAGAAAGCGCCGGGAGACTGAGGCCCTCCTTCAGAGTATTGGTATATCACCGGAGCCTCCTCTTG TCCCGACCCCTGTGTCCCCCTCCAAATCAGTGAGCACGCCCAGTGAGGCGGGGAGCCAGGACTCAGCCGATGGTGGCCCGGCAGGCAG GACGCTGCAGTGGGACACAGACCcttctgtgctgcagctgcaggctgATTCAGAGCTCGG GCGGAGGATGCAGAAGCTGGGGGCCTCCAAGATCACACAGGTAGACTTCCTTCCCAAAGAGGTGGTGTCTTACAGCAAAGAGACACAGACGCCGCTTGCTGCCCACCTGTCTGAAg tagaggaggaggaggaagatgaagagatGATGGAGCCAAAGCCAGGCCCCGAATCAGAGCCGCAGGATGAAGAcgacaacaaagaaaacaaagaag GCTCATTTTCAGTGCTGAGGGagctgacagaggaggagagacagcagATCCTTCACTCCTCGGAATTTCAGAGCTTCTTCGACTGCAGCATCCGAGTGATGGAGCGTGCTCTGGCTGAAGACGGTGACATCTTCTTTGACTACAGCGGCCGTGACCTGGAGGACAAAGAGGG AGACTCAGGCAGTGGCTCCAGTCTCTCTTGCAGTCGACTCTTCTATGATGAACACTGGTCGAAACACCGCGTTATCACCTGTCTTGACTGGTCTCCTCAG tATCCAGAGTTGTTGGTTGCTTCCTATAACAACAATGAAGATGCTCCTCATGAACCGGACGGTGTTGCCCTGGTGTGGAACATCAAATTTAAGAAGGCCACCCCCGAGTACATTTTTCACTGTCAGGTACTGATCAAACCACACGTACATTTTACAGATGGGTTATATAATGGGAATCGTGATGGAAGGAACAAAGAGGTCAAAGATtgctgggtaaaaaaaacacaaaacatccagTAA
- the LOC122786569 gene encoding cytoplasmic dynein 1 intermediate chain 1 isoform X5 — MSDKSDLKAELERKKQRLAQIREEKKRKEEERKKKEVRKKTESQQKAEVTPEDSDLDRKRRETEALLQSIGISPEPPLVPTPVSPSKSVSTPSEAGSQDSADGGPAGRTLQWDTDPSVLQLQADSELGRRMQKLGASKITQVDFLPKEVVSYSKETQTPLAAHLSEEEEEEDEEMMEPKPGPESEPQDEDDNKENKEGSFSVLRELTEEERQQILHSSEFQSFFDCSIRVMERALAEDGDIFFDYSGRDLEDKEGDSGSGSSLSCSRLFYDEHWSKHRVITCLDWSPQYPELLVASYNNNEDAPHEPDGVALVWNIKFKKATPEYIFHCQVLIKPHVHFTDGLYNGNRDGRNKEVKDCWVKKTQNIQ, encoded by the exons ATGTCGGACAAAAGTGACCTAAAAGCGGAGCTTGAGCGCAAGAAGCAGCGCCTCGCCCAAatcagggaggaaaaaaagagaaaggaggaggagaggaagaagaaagaggtAAGGAAAAAA ACAGAGAGCCAGCAGAAGGCTGAGGTGACTCCAGAGGATTCAGACCTGGACAGAAAGCGCCGGGAGACTGAGGCCCTCCTTCAGAGTATTGGTATATCACCGGAGCCTCCTCTTG TCCCGACCCCTGTGTCCCCCTCCAAATCAGTGAGCACGCCCAGTGAGGCGGGGAGCCAGGACTCAGCCGATGGTGGCCCGGCAGGCAG GACGCTGCAGTGGGACACAGACCcttctgtgctgcagctgcaggctgATTCAGAGCTCGG GCGGAGGATGCAGAAGCTGGGGGCCTCCAAGATCACACAGGTAGACTTCCTTCCCAAAGAGGTGGTGTCTTACAGCAAAGAGACACAGACGCCGCTTGCTGCCCACCTGTCTGAAg aggaggaggaggaagatgaagagatGATGGAGCCAAAGCCAGGCCCCGAATCAGAGCCGCAGGATGAAGAcgacaacaaagaaaacaaagaag GCTCATTTTCAGTGCTGAGGGagctgacagaggaggagagacagcagATCCTTCACTCCTCGGAATTTCAGAGCTTCTTCGACTGCAGCATCCGAGTGATGGAGCGTGCTCTGGCTGAAGACGGTGACATCTTCTTTGACTACAGCGGCCGTGACCTGGAGGACAAAGAGGG AGACTCAGGCAGTGGCTCCAGTCTCTCTTGCAGTCGACTCTTCTATGATGAACACTGGTCGAAACACCGCGTTATCACCTGTCTTGACTGGTCTCCTCAG tATCCAGAGTTGTTGGTTGCTTCCTATAACAACAATGAAGATGCTCCTCATGAACCGGACGGTGTTGCCCTGGTGTGGAACATCAAATTTAAGAAGGCCACCCCCGAGTACATTTTTCACTGTCAGGTACTGATCAAACCACACGTACATTTTACAGATGGGTTATATAATGGGAATCGTGATGGAAGGAACAAAGAGGTCAAAGATtgctgggtaaaaaaaacacaaaacatccagTAA
- the LOC122786569 gene encoding cytoplasmic dynein 1 intermediate chain 1 isoform X7 — MSDKSDLKAELERKKQRLAQIREEKKRKEEERKKKETESQQKAEVTPEDSDLDRKRRETEALLQSIGISPEPPLVPTPVSPSKSVSTPSEAGSQDSADGGPAGRTLQWDTDPSVLQLQADSELGRRMQKLGASKITQVDFLPKEVVSYSKETQTPLAAHLSEEEEEEDEEMMEPKPGPESEPQDEDDNKENKEGSFSVLRELTEEERQQILHSSEFQSFFDCSIRVMERALAEDGDIFFDYSGRDLEDKEGDSGSGSSLSCSRLFYDEHWSKHRVITCLDWSPQYPELLVASYNNNEDAPHEPDGVALVWNIKFKKATPEYIFHCQVLIKPHVHFTDGLYNGNRDGRNKEVKDCWVKKTQNIQ; from the exons ATGTCGGACAAAAGTGACCTAAAAGCGGAGCTTGAGCGCAAGAAGCAGCGCCTCGCCCAAatcagggaggaaaaaaagagaaaggaggaggagaggaagaagaaagag ACAGAGAGCCAGCAGAAGGCTGAGGTGACTCCAGAGGATTCAGACCTGGACAGAAAGCGCCGGGAGACTGAGGCCCTCCTTCAGAGTATTGGTATATCACCGGAGCCTCCTCTTG TCCCGACCCCTGTGTCCCCCTCCAAATCAGTGAGCACGCCCAGTGAGGCGGGGAGCCAGGACTCAGCCGATGGTGGCCCGGCAGGCAG GACGCTGCAGTGGGACACAGACCcttctgtgctgcagctgcaggctgATTCAGAGCTCGG GCGGAGGATGCAGAAGCTGGGGGCCTCCAAGATCACACAGGTAGACTTCCTTCCCAAAGAGGTGGTGTCTTACAGCAAAGAGACACAGACGCCGCTTGCTGCCCACCTGTCTGAAg aggaggaggaggaagatgaagagatGATGGAGCCAAAGCCAGGCCCCGAATCAGAGCCGCAGGATGAAGAcgacaacaaagaaaacaaagaag GCTCATTTTCAGTGCTGAGGGagctgacagaggaggagagacagcagATCCTTCACTCCTCGGAATTTCAGAGCTTCTTCGACTGCAGCATCCGAGTGATGGAGCGTGCTCTGGCTGAAGACGGTGACATCTTCTTTGACTACAGCGGCCGTGACCTGGAGGACAAAGAGGG AGACTCAGGCAGTGGCTCCAGTCTCTCTTGCAGTCGACTCTTCTATGATGAACACTGGTCGAAACACCGCGTTATCACCTGTCTTGACTGGTCTCCTCAG tATCCAGAGTTGTTGGTTGCTTCCTATAACAACAATGAAGATGCTCCTCATGAACCGGACGGTGTTGCCCTGGTGTGGAACATCAAATTTAAGAAGGCCACCCCCGAGTACATTTTTCACTGTCAGGTACTGATCAAACCACACGTACATTTTACAGATGGGTTATATAATGGGAATCGTGATGGAAGGAACAAAGAGGTCAAAGATtgctgggtaaaaaaaacacaaaacatccagTAA
- the hoxa1a gene encoding homeobox protein Hox-A1a, giving the protein MSGFLDYTVMSGEGGSCSVRAFHSDHGLTTFQSCAVTVNNCGADDRFMASRSSPDGVPHQPGSYQSTVGSLGLTYGAHPACSSSYGPQSFCAAYNPYGLNQEVDSTAGFPQCGPLMYSGNISSPMVSQHRQSYSGAPLGQLQYAHAAYGGGHEQATPFPGCSNPLSPLHAAHLEACCSPLSEAASSAQTFDWMKVKRNPPKTGRSGEYGYGGQPNTVRTNFTTKQLTELEKEFHFNKYLTRARRVEIAAALQLNETQVKIWFQNRRMKQKKREKEGLLPAKASASDPGEGVDEKTDDATSEKSISAPSSPSPPPSTPSSTEADPYSSN; this is encoded by the exons ATGAGCGGTTTTCTAGACTACACGGTGATGAGCGGTGAAGGTGGCTCCTGCTCTGTCAGGGCTTTTCACTCGGACCACGGGCTGACAACTTTCCAGTCCTGTGCGGTGACAGTAAACAACTGCGGCGCGGATGACCGTTTCATGGCGAGCAGGTCTTCCCCTGACGGCGTCCCGCACCAGCCGGGCTCATACCAATCCACTGTGGGCTCTTTGGGTCTCACCTATGGGGCCCATCCGGCCTGCAGCTCCAGCTATGGACCCCAAAGTTTCTGTGCTGCCTATAACCCTTACGGGCTCAACCAGGAAGTGGACTCAACAGCTGGATTTCCTCAGTGCGGCCCATTGATGTACTCGGGTAACATTTCCTCCCCCATGGTGTCCCAGCATCGCCAAAGTTACAGTGGCGCCCCCCTGGGCCAGCTGCAGTATGCCCACGCTGCCTACGGCGGTGGGCACGAGCAAGCAACCCCCTTTCCTGGCTGCTCGAACCCGCTGTCACCTCTGCACGCAGCTCACCTGGAGGCTTGTTGTTCGCCTCTGTCTGAAGCTGCTTCTTCGGCACAGACCTTCGACTGGATGAAAGTGAAGAGGAACCCCCCAAAGACAG GCAGGTCAGGAGAGTACGGTTATGGAGGTCAGCCGAACACGGTCAGGACCAACTTCACCACTAAACAGCTGACGGAGTTGGAGAAGGAGTTCCACTTCAACAAGTACCTGACCCGAGCGCGGCGCGTAGAGATCGCGGCTGCGCTGCAGCTGAATGAGACTCAGGTCAAAATCTGGTTCCAGAACCGGAGGATGAAGCAGAAGAAGCGGGAGAAGGAGGGGCTGCTTCCAGCCAAAGCTTCAGCCTCCGACCCGGGAGAGGGCGTTGACGAAAAAACGGACGATGCCACATCTGAGAAGTCTATTTCAGCCCCATCCTCTCCTTCTCCCCCACCCTCCACGCCGTCCTCCACGGAAGCTGATCCTTACTCCTCCAATTAA